The following proteins are co-located in the Nocardia bhagyanarayanae genome:
- a CDS encoding MarR family winged helix-turn-helix transcriptional regulator, with amino-acid sequence MSRPRPLPVDPIEEAHRQWVGHGWGDVADGMAAVTSLVRAQQIVMARVDEALKPTGLTFSRYELLMLLSFSKTGALPMAKASARLQVHPTSVTNTVDRLEAARLVERVPHPSDRRATLIEITDAGRELVAEATKELNTKVFAQPGLPPQRLHTLLQLLAEFRHAAGDFDTGGAPARWNTRDR; translated from the coding sequence ATGTCTCGGCCACGCCCGCTCCCAGTCGACCCGATCGAGGAGGCCCACCGCCAGTGGGTCGGCCACGGCTGGGGCGATGTCGCCGACGGCATGGCGGCGGTGACGTCGCTGGTCCGCGCCCAGCAGATCGTGATGGCCCGGGTGGACGAGGCACTGAAACCGACCGGTCTGACCTTCTCCCGGTACGAGCTGTTGATGCTGCTCAGCTTCAGCAAGACCGGCGCGCTGCCGATGGCGAAGGCCAGCGCCCGCCTGCAAGTGCACCCGACCAGCGTCACCAACACCGTCGATCGCCTGGAGGCGGCCCGACTCGTGGAACGGGTGCCGCACCCCAGCGATCGCCGCGCCACCCTGATCGAGATCACCGACGCCGGAAGGGAATTGGTCGCCGAGGCGACCAAGGAGCTGAACACGAAGGTGTTCGCCCAGCCCGGCCTGCCCCCGCAGCGACTGCACACGCTGTTGCAGCTGCTCGCGGAATTCCGGCATGCCGCGGGCGACTTCGACACCGGGGGCGCGCCCGCGCGCTGGAACACCCGCGATCGCTGA
- a CDS encoding metallophosphoesterase family protein, which yields MPVPSDAEVRLGAADSVRGPVPVFADPERTPFHYAEIGGLEPGRRYRFEAWSQGARATPALSLTTLTPGTPETTGEFTTLLPPPGRLLRTIALANDVHYGETVSGLVVGGFPPGFRQLAGLPPYPEVMLDALLDDLRAREVDRLVVAGDLTSEATPEESRGVRARLDTWGALGTDYLVTRGNHDRPHVGYQGCTHLGEHRDCWGDNFLPPQQLVEHEVGGLRLLGVDTSELDGSGGRIDRPQFDRLAEVLRADPDRPTLVFGHHPVTRESGLTNTAGPGFVLNGPDSAELQHDYERAPGVFLHHSGHTHRNRRTRPDANIAVEFLEVAAVKEYPGGYSLLRVYEGGYMVNFYKTRAESARRWSSTTRGEYFGLLPDYTFGTFADRNHVVLRDFSGLS from the coding sequence GTGCCCGTTCCATCCGACGCCGAAGTGCGCTTGGGCGCAGCGGATTCCGTGCGGGGCCCGGTGCCGGTCTTCGCCGATCCCGAGCGAACCCCGTTCCACTACGCGGAGATCGGCGGTTTGGAGCCGGGGCGACGCTACCGTTTCGAAGCATGGTCGCAGGGTGCGCGGGCGACGCCCGCTCTCTCGCTGACGACACTCACGCCCGGAACACCGGAAACCACGGGCGAATTCACCACCCTGCTGCCACCGCCGGGCCGCCTGTTGCGCACCATCGCGCTGGCCAACGACGTGCACTACGGCGAGACGGTGAGCGGTCTGGTGGTCGGCGGGTTCCCGCCCGGGTTCCGCCAGCTCGCCGGGCTGCCGCCCTACCCGGAAGTCATGCTGGACGCGCTGCTGGACGACCTGCGGGCCAGGGAAGTGGACCGGCTGGTCGTCGCGGGTGACCTGACCAGCGAGGCGACGCCGGAGGAATCGCGCGGCGTCCGCGCCCGGCTGGACACCTGGGGTGCGCTCGGCACCGACTACCTGGTGACGAGGGGCAATCACGACCGCCCGCACGTCGGCTACCAGGGCTGCACGCATCTGGGCGAACACCGCGACTGCTGGGGCGACAACTTCCTGCCTCCGCAGCAACTGGTCGAGCACGAGGTCGGCGGGCTGCGCCTGCTCGGCGTGGACACCAGCGAACTCGACGGCTCGGGCGGCCGCATCGATCGACCGCAGTTCGATCGCCTTGCCGAGGTGCTGCGCGCCGATCCGGACCGCCCGACCCTGGTCTTCGGCCACCACCCGGTGACCCGCGAGTCCGGGCTGACCAACACCGCGGGGCCCGGCTTCGTCCTCAACGGTCCGGACAGCGCGGAGCTCCAGCACGACTACGAGCGCGCGCCCGGCGTCTTCCTGCACCACAGCGGCCACACCCACCGCAACCGGCGAACCCGCCCGGACGCGAACATCGCGGTGGAATTCCTCGAGGTGGCCGCGGTGAAGGAGTATCCGGGCGGCTACAGCCTGCTCCGCGTGTACGAGGGCGGCTACATGGTGAACTTCTACAAGACGCGCGCCGAGAGCGCCCGGCGCTGGAGCAGCACCACCCGCGGCGAATACTTCGGCCTCTTGCCCGACTACACCTTCGGTACGTTCGCCGATCGCAATCACGTTGTCCTGCGCGACTTTTCCGGCCTCAGCTGA